A region of Campylobacter armoricus DNA encodes the following proteins:
- a CDS encoding cytochrome C, with translation MKKVLLIIPILFFFACSNEESKSIKKEVQTEQVQIEQSDSNVIIDDETLPIPVDDDIKDENSTQG, from the coding sequence ATGAAGAAAGTTTTATTGATTATTCCGATTTTGTTTTTCTTTGCTTGCTCAAATGAAGAAAGCAAAAGTATAAAAAAAGAAGTGCAAACTGAGCAAGTTCAAATCGAACAGAGCGATTCTAATGTTATTATAGATGATGAAACACTTCCTATACCCGTAGATGATGATATAAAAGATGAAAATAGCACACAAGGATAG
- a CDS encoding LL-diaminopimelate aminotransferase: MFEEIHFNTIERLPNYVFAEVNAIKMAARRAGEDIIDFSMGNPDGKTPQHIIDKLCESANKDKTSGYSASSGIYKLRLAICNWYKRKYNVDLDPESEVVATMGSKEGFVNLARAVINPGDVAIVPTPAYPIHTQAFIIAGGNVATMKFDFNENYELNENTFFENLQKTLHESIPRPKYVVVNFPHNPTTITVEKSFYERLVSMAKRERFYIISDIAYADLTFGSYKTPSILEVEGAKDVAVETYTLSKSYNMAGWRVGFVVGNKRLIGALKKIKSWFDYGMYTPIQVAATIALDGDQTCVEEIKSVYAKRLDVLIEAFGQAGWNLKRPNASMFVWAKLPQNKIHLGSMEFSKQLLQKANVAVSPGVGFGEAGNEYVRIALIENENRIRQAARNIKKYLRE; encoded by the coding sequence ATGTTTGAGGAAATTCATTTTAATACTATAGAAAGACTTCCAAATTATGTTTTTGCCGAAGTTAATGCGATTAAAATGGCAGCAAGAAGAGCTGGAGAGGACATAATTGATTTTTCTATGGGAAATCCTGATGGAAAAACCCCACAACATATTATAGATAAGCTTTGTGAAAGTGCCAATAAAGACAAAACTTCTGGTTATTCTGCTTCTAGTGGAATTTATAAATTAAGACTTGCAATTTGCAATTGGTATAAAAGAAAATATAATGTTGATTTAGATCCCGAAAGTGAAGTTGTTGCTACTATGGGTTCTAAAGAAGGTTTTGTAAATTTAGCAAGAGCTGTGATAAATCCTGGCGATGTAGCTATTGTCCCAACACCTGCTTACCCTATACACACTCAAGCTTTTATTATAGCAGGTGGTAATGTAGCGACCATGAAATTTGATTTTAATGAAAATTATGAATTGAACGAGAATACATTTTTTGAAAATTTACAAAAAACATTACATGAGAGTATTCCTCGCCCAAAATATGTAGTGGTAAATTTTCCACATAATCCTACAACAATTACGGTGGAAAAAAGTTTTTATGAAAGATTAGTGTCTATGGCAAAAAGAGAAAGATTTTATATTATTTCTGATATTGCTTATGCAGATTTGACTTTTGGATCTTATAAAACTCCTTCTATTCTTGAAGTTGAAGGTGCTAAAGATGTAGCAGTAGAGACCTATACACTTTCAAAATCTTATAATATGGCAGGTTGGCGTGTGGGCTTTGTAGTAGGAAATAAACGCTTGATTGGAGCTTTGAAAAAAATCAAATCTTGGTTTGATTATGGTATGTATACGCCTATACAAGTAGCTGCTACTATAGCTTTAGATGGAGATCAAACTTGTGTTGAAGAAATTAAGAGTGTTTATGCCAAAAGATTAGATGTTTTGATTGAAGCTTTTGGACAAGCTGGATGGAATTTAAAAAGACCAAATGCTAGTATGTTTGTTTGGGCAAAATTACCTCAAAATAAAATTCATCTTGGTAGTATGGAATTTTCCAAACAACTTTTACAAAAAGCAAATGTTGCGGTAAGTCCTGGAGTTGGTTTTGGTGAAGCGGGTAATGAATATGTGAGAATAGCCTTAATAGAAAATGAAAATCGCATTCGCCAAGCTGCAAGAAATATTAAAAAATATTTAAGAGAATAA
- the trxB gene encoding thioredoxin-disulfide reductase yields MLDLAIIGGGPAGLSAGLYATRGGLKNVVMFEKGMPGGQITSSSEIENYPGVAQVLDGISFMAPWNEQCMRFGLKHEMVGVEQVFKNSDGSFTIKLEGGKNEQAKAVIVCTGSTPRRAGFKGEDEFFGKGVSTCATCDGFFYKNKEVAVLGGGDTALEEALYLANICSKVYLIHRRDEFRAAPSTVEKVKNNNKIELITNAIVDEVCGDNMGVNKVKIVFNDGSKRELNVPGIFTFVGLNVRNEILKQDNGEFLCVMEEGGQVNVDLKMQTSIAGLFAAGDLRKDAPKQVICAAGDGAVAALSALAYIESLH; encoded by the coding sequence ATGTTAGATTTAGCTATTATAGGTGGTGGTCCTGCTGGATTAAGTGCTGGTTTATATGCTACAAGAGGTGGTTTGAAGAATGTCGTTATGTTTGAAAAAGGTATGCCAGGAGGACAAATTACTTCAAGTTCTGAAATAGAAAATTATCCAGGAGTTGCACAAGTTTTAGATGGAATTTCTTTTATGGCTCCTTGGAATGAACAATGTATGCGTTTTGGTTTAAAACATGAAATGGTTGGAGTTGAACAAGTTTTTAAAAATTCAGATGGTAGTTTTACTATAAAACTTGAAGGTGGAAAAAATGAACAAGCAAAAGCTGTTATTGTTTGTACAGGATCTACGCCGCGTCGTGCTGGTTTTAAGGGTGAAGATGAATTTTTTGGTAAGGGTGTAAGTACTTGTGCAACTTGTGATGGGTTTTTTTACAAAAATAAAGAAGTGGCAGTTTTAGGTGGTGGTGATACTGCTTTAGAAGAAGCATTGTATCTAGCTAATATTTGTTCAAAAGTATATTTAATCCACAGAAGAGATGAATTTAGGGCAGCACCTTCAACTGTAGAAAAAGTAAAAAACAATAATAAAATAGAATTAATCACCAATGCAATAGTTGATGAGGTATGTGGTGATAATATGGGTGTGAATAAAGTTAAAATAGTATTTAACGATGGCTCTAAAAGAGAACTTAATGTACCTGGGATTTTTACTTTTGTTGGTTTAAATGTTAGAAATGAAATTTTAAAACAAGATAATGGTGAGTTTTTGTGTGTAATGGAGGAAGGTGGTCAGGTAAATGTGGATCTTAAAATGCAAACAAGCATCGCGGGATTATTTGCAGCAGGTGATTTAAGAAAAGATGCACCAAAACAAGTAATATGTGCAGCAGGCGATGGAGCAGTCGCAGCACTTAGTGCTTTAGCGTATATTGAAAGCTTGCATTGA
- a CDS encoding TrmH family RNA methyltransferase encodes MIVYGKQVFFYILEKHKDKINEIYLAKECEKSEFSKIAKVSKKIKKLDFKAAQSLARGGNHQGFLMDIKDFEFSSFESLKDKDFITILYNISDVGNIGAIVRSAYALGVDGVIIVAKNVAIDGVIRASSAAALDMKIVLNDDILSMINELKQKGFYIYASASGGSDIHTIKAKDKKVLIMGSEGFGIAPKVLKRSDECVGIKMHNDFDSLNVSAAFAILCDRMKNG; translated from the coding sequence ATGATAGTATATGGAAAACAAGTGTTTTTTTATATTTTAGAAAAACACAAAGATAAAATTAATGAAATTTATTTAGCAAAAGAATGTGAAAAGTCTGAATTTTCCAAGATAGCTAAAGTATCCAAAAAGATTAAAAAGCTTGATTTTAAAGCTGCACAAAGTTTGGCAAGAGGTGGAAACCATCAGGGCTTTTTAATGGATATTAAAGATTTTGAATTTAGCTCTTTTGAAAGTTTAAAAGATAAAGATTTTATAACCATTTTATATAACATTAGTGATGTGGGAAATATAGGTGCTATTGTTCGCAGTGCTTATGCTTTGGGCGTTGATGGAGTGATTATAGTAGCAAAAAATGTTGCAATAGACGGGGTTATACGAGCAAGTAGTGCTGCTGCTTTGGATATGAAGATAGTTTTAAATGATGATATTTTAAGCATGATAAATGAGTTAAAACAAAAAGGTTTTTATATCTATGCTAGTGCAAGCGGAGGTAGTGATATACACACTATCAAGGCCAAAGATAAAAAAGTTTTGATTATGGGAAGTGAAGGTTTTGGCATAGCGCCAAAGGTGCTTAAAAGAAGTGATGAATGTGTAGGTATAAAAATGCACAATGATTTTGATAGTTTAAATGTTAGTGCAGCATTTGCAATACTTTGCGATAGGATGAAAAATGGATAG
- the rsmI gene encoding 16S rRNA (cytidine(1402)-2'-O)-methyltransferase, translating into MLYFIPTPIGNLNDISFHSLEILQKCRLFLCEDTRVCKTLIHLLNEKFNLEITPQKYLPLHTHNEKDFLANIDENFFEQDIAYLSDAGMPGISDPGQFLIEYAIKNNISYEILSGSNAALLALVSSALCKKEFIFMGFLANKNPQRQKDVERLMLNPYPSIVYEAPTRIFNLIEEIVKIDPLREIFIIKEATKKFESKFRSSALKVLKRLKTMNLRGEWCVVVDAREKEFIQNTICEQDIYELDLPLKIKAKLLSKINAKSPKENYQKLLLS; encoded by the coding sequence ATGTTATATTTTATTCCTACACCTATAGGAAATTTAAACGATATTTCTTTTCATTCTTTAGAAATTTTACAAAAATGCAGACTCTTTTTATGTGAAGATACAAGAGTTTGCAAAACTTTAATCCACTTACTTAATGAAAAATTTAATTTAGAAATTACACCTCAAAAATATTTACCTTTACACACTCACAATGAAAAGGATTTTTTGGCTAATATAGATGAGAATTTTTTCGAACAAGATATTGCGTATTTAAGCGATGCTGGTATGCCAGGTATTAGCGATCCAGGACAATTTTTAATCGAATATGCTATAAAAAATAATATTAGTTATGAGATTTTATCTGGTTCAAATGCTGCTTTACTTGCTTTAGTTTCAAGTGCTCTTTGTAAAAAAGAATTTATTTTTATGGGATTTTTGGCTAATAAAAATCCACAAAGACAAAAAGATGTTGAGAGATTAATGCTTAATCCTTATCCTAGTATAGTTTATGAAGCACCTACAAGAATATTTAATTTGATAGAAGAAATTGTTAAAATAGATCCTTTAAGAGAAATTTTTATCATAAAAGAAGCTACAAAAAAATTTGAAAGTAAATTTAGATCAAGTGCTTTAAAAGTATTAAAAAGATTAAAAACAATGAATTTGCGTGGAGAATGGTGTGTAGTAGTTGATGCAAGGGAAAAAGAATTTATCCAAAACACTATATGTGAGCAAGATATTTATGAGCTTGATTTGCCCTTGAAGATAAAAGCTAAGTTGCTTTCAAAAATTAATGCAAAATCTCCAAAAGAAAATTATCAAAAACTGCTTTTAAGTTGA
- a CDS encoding 16S rRNA (uracil(1498)-N(3))-methyltransferase — protein MQFLYHSKSGDASLVIDNEAFLHLRARRIKINDTLVLKNLKDSFAYYYKCIEISRRSCVLNLQDKKEEKQELKSYIHLALAVIDPKIIEKTLPFLNELGVAKLSLVYMDYSQKNFKLDFQRMEKILIESSQQCGRASLMELEIFENFDKFGQKYNNIVLIDFEGDELTNFNPNKYVFLIGAEGGFSQKEKQKNIKKAKLHANFILKAQTALVGVASKFII, from the coding sequence ATGCAATTTCTATATCATTCTAAAAGTGGTGATGCAAGCTTAGTGATAGATAATGAAGCTTTTTTGCATTTAAGAGCTAGAAGGATTAAAATTAACGACACATTGGTGCTTAAAAATCTAAAAGATTCTTTTGCTTATTATTATAAATGTATTGAAATTTCTAGACGATCGTGTGTGTTGAATTTGCAAGATAAGAAAGAAGAAAAACAAGAATTAAAATCATATATCCATCTAGCTTTAGCTGTAATAGATCCAAAGATTATAGAAAAAACTTTACCTTTTCTCAATGAGCTTGGAGTGGCAAAACTTTCTCTTGTTTATATGGATTATTCGCAAAAAAATTTTAAATTAGATTTTCAAAGAATGGAAAAAATTCTTATAGAATCATCTCAACAATGTGGCCGTGCTTCTTTGATGGAGCTTGAAATTTTTGAAAATTTTGACAAATTTGGACAAAAATACAATAATATAGTTTTGATTGATTTTGAAGGGGATGAGCTAACAAATTTTAATCCAAATAAATATGTATTTTTGATAGGTGCTGAAGGAGGATTTTCTCAAAAAGAAAAACAAAAAAATATAAAAAAAGCAAAATTGCATGCTAATTTTATACTTAAAGCACAAACAGCTCTTGTAGGGGTTGCTTCGAAATTTATAATTTAA
- a CDS encoding YraN family protein, protein MALIEYLFGKKGEDLACEYLKNQGFEILKRNFHSKFGEIDIIARKDKILHFIEVKSTQGNYEVAYRLDLKKYNKIIKAIKYYFMKHESEENYQLDLLCVYKDDIKLLENISY, encoded by the coding sequence ATGGCGCTTATAGAGTATCTTTTTGGCAAAAAAGGAGAGGATTTAGCTTGTGAATATCTCAAAAACCAAGGATTTGAAATTTTAAAAAGAAATTTTCATTCTAAATTTGGAGAAATTGATATTATTGCTAGAAAAGATAAGATTTTGCATTTTATAGAAGTTAAAAGCACACAAGGAAATTATGAGGTAGCTTATAGGCTTGATTTAAAAAAGTATAACAAAATTATTAAAGCTATAAAATATTACTTTATGAAACATGAAAGTGAAGAAAATTATCAATTAGATTTACTTTGTGTATATAAAGATGATATAAAACTTTTAGAGAATATTAGTTATTAA
- a CDS encoding 6-pyruvoyl trahydropterin synthase family protein — protein sequence MIIRKIFEFENAHIVRFCSSKRCKTSIHGHSYKVEILLESKYLDNAGMVYDFGLLKDEIKQIIDSFDHAITLFKDDDKAYLEDMKKHSQRWVILPVNVSAENFVRVFFVLIDALLSKTKMINGEQGVSLKSIIVHETRTGYAQGFKEDAYSDLLPKITLADIEFSRAICDEWKDKNFFKKLQDESFVFINKKEI from the coding sequence ATGATTATTAGAAAAATATTTGAATTTGAAAATGCTCATATTGTTAGATTTTGTAGTTCTAAAAGATGCAAAACAAGCATACATGGTCATTCTTATAAAGTAGAAATTTTGCTTGAGAGTAAATATCTTGATAATGCTGGAATGGTGTATGATTTTGGTTTATTGAAAGATGAAATAAAACAAATTATTGATAGTTTTGATCATGCCATCACTCTTTTTAAGGATGATGATAAAGCTTATTTAGAAGATATGAAAAAGCACTCACAAAGATGGGTGATTTTGCCTGTAAATGTAAGTGCAGAAAATTTTGTAAGAGTATTTTTTGTGCTTATCGACGCTTTGCTTTCTAAAACGAAAATGATTAATGGCGAACAAGGTGTTAGCTTGAAAAGCATTATAGTGCATGAAACAAGAACGGGATATGCACAAGGTTTTAAAGAAGATGCTTATAGTGATTTGTTGCCAAAAATTACCTTAGCAGATATTGAATTTTCAAGAGCTATTTGTGATGAATGGAAAGATAAAAATTTTTTTAAAAAATTGCAAGATGAAAGTTTTGTATTTATCAATAAAAAGGAGATATGA
- the rpmE gene encoding 50S ribosomal protein L31, which translates to MKKEIHPEYVECKVSCACGNSFTTKSNKPEIKVDICSNCHPFFTGSEKIVDAAGRVEKFKKKYAMQ; encoded by the coding sequence ATGAAGAAAGAAATTCACCCAGAATATGTAGAATGTAAAGTTAGTTGTGCTTGTGGAAATTCTTTTACTACTAAGTCAAATAAACCAGAAATTAAAGTAGATATTTGCTCAAATTGCCATCCATTTTTCACAGGTAGTGAAAAAATAGTAGATGCGGCAGGTCGTGTAGAGAAATTTAAGAAAAAATACGCAATGCAATAA
- a CDS encoding 7-carboxy-7-deazaguanine synthase QueE, producing MDIVETFLSLQGEGKYSGNLAIFIRFAGCNFNCVGFGVKKEKNSKMLLGCDTIRAVFTKEFKSCYKTYTAKELFDEVLNLSNAYKPIVVITGGEPLLYYKDKEFLNFINVLLQSGFKTHFETNASIEVDFEKYPLYKECYFALGVKLSNSGVKKEKRINEKALKAFKNYAKDSFYKFVLDKNFLQENKALEEINEILQICENEVFCMPMGANELEISKNALSVAEFCIKNGYNYSDRLHIRIWGDKEGV from the coding sequence ATGGATATTGTTGAAACTTTTTTAAGCTTACAAGGCGAAGGAAAATATAGCGGGAATTTAGCTATTTTTATAAGATTTGCTGGATGTAATTTTAATTGTGTGGGTTTTGGTGTAAAAAAAGAAAAAAATTCTAAAATGCTTTTAGGTTGTGATACTATTAGAGCTGTTTTTACTAAAGAATTTAAATCTTGCTATAAAACATATACGGCTAAAGAGCTTTTCGATGAGGTTTTAAACTTATCTAATGCGTATAAACCTATTGTTGTAATTACCGGTGGAGAGCCTTTGTTGTATTATAAAGATAAAGAATTTTTAAATTTTATTAATGTGCTTTTGCAAAGTGGATTTAAAACGCATTTTGAAACTAATGCAAGTATTGAAGTTGATTTTGAAAAATATCCTTTATATAAAGAATGCTATTTTGCTTTAGGCGTAAAGCTTAGTAATAGTGGTGTAAAAAAAGAAAAAAGGATTAATGAAAAAGCTTTAAAAGCATTTAAAAACTATGCCAAGGATAGTTTTTATAAATTTGTTTTAGATAAGAATTTTTTACAAGAAAATAAAGCCTTAGAAGAAATTAATGAAATTTTACAAATTTGTGAAAATGAGGTATTTTGTATGCCTATGGGAGCAAATGAGTTAGAAATTTCTAAAAATGCCTTAAGTGTTGCTGAATTTTGTATAAAAAATGGATATAATTACTCTGATAGATTGCATATTAGAATTTGGGGAGACAAAGAAGGCGTATGA
- the trxA gene encoding thioredoxin: MGKYIDLTTENFAQAKEGVALVDFWAPWCGPCRMLAPVIDELANDFDGKAKICKVNTDEQGDLAAQFGVRSIPTIIFFKDGEIVDQLVGAQSKQALSDKLNSLL, translated from the coding sequence ATGGGAAAATATATTGATTTAACAACTGAAAATTTTGCTCAAGCAAAAGAAGGTGTAGCTTTAGTTGATTTTTGGGCTCCATGGTGTGGACCTTGTAGAATGCTTGCCCCTGTTATTGATGAGCTTGCAAATGATTTTGATGGTAAAGCCAAGATTTGTAAAGTAAACACAGATGAGCAAGGTGATTTAGCAGCTCAATTTGGTGTAAGATCTATACCTACTATCATTTTCTTTAAAGATGGTGAAATTGTAGATCAGCTAGTTGGTGCTCAATCAAAACAAGCCTTATCAGATAAATTAAACTCGCTTTTGTAA
- a CDS encoding homoserine dehydrogenase → MKVAILGYGTVGSAVVETLLKNQDLIKARCDEEIIPVIALARSPKKNALIPVVCDIDEILEREDIDVFVELMGGIDLPFELISKILKRKKAVITANKALLAYHRDELEKLAQDTAFGYEASVAGGIPIIKILKEGLSANNIFSIKGILNGTSNYILSKMAEDNAKFQEVLKKAQELGYAEADPTFDIEGYDAAHKLLILANIAYGLRVKPEDILIEGISRVSDEDIYFAKEFEYTIKHLGIAKIKDEKIELRVHPAMLDKDKMLAKVDGVMNAISVYGDILGESLYYGAGAGGKATASAVIADLIDIARKEKNSAIFGYLNDTSYKLLDKDEIYTRYYLRLKVLDKIGVLSKITQLMSEHQISIDTFLQKSKKEKEDCSTLFFITHQTYEKNIQILIQKLKEQEFIKSDIFMMRIED, encoded by the coding sequence ATGAAAGTTGCAATTTTAGGTTATGGCACTGTAGGAAGTGCTGTTGTAGAAACTTTATTGAAAAATCAAGATTTAATTAAAGCAAGATGTGATGAAGAAATCATTCCTGTAATAGCTCTAGCAAGAAGTCCAAAAAAAAATGCTTTGATTCCTGTAGTATGTGATATTGATGAAATTTTAGAGCGTGAAGATATTGATGTATTTGTAGAATTAATGGGTGGTATAGATTTGCCTTTTGAGTTAATTTCAAAGATATTAAAAAGAAAAAAAGCTGTAATTACTGCTAACAAAGCTTTGTTAGCTTATCATCGTGATGAACTTGAAAAATTAGCACAAGATACAGCTTTTGGATATGAAGCAAGTGTGGCGGGTGGAATTCCTATTATTAAAATTCTAAAAGAAGGTTTAAGTGCTAATAATATTTTTTCTATTAAAGGTATTTTAAACGGAACGAGTAATTATATTTTAAGCAAGATGGCAGAAGATAATGCTAAATTTCAAGAAGTATTAAAGAAGGCTCAAGAATTAGGATATGCTGAGGCTGATCCAACTTTTGATATAGAAGGTTATGATGCCGCACATAAACTTTTGATTTTAGCAAATATTGCTTATGGACTAAGAGTAAAGCCTGAGGATATTTTAATTGAGGGTATTAGCAGAGTAAGCGATGAAGATATTTATTTTGCAAAAGAATTTGAATATACCATAAAACATTTGGGTATTGCCAAAATTAAAGATGAAAAAATAGAATTAAGGGTTCATCCTGCTATGCTAGATAAAGATAAAATGCTAGCAAAAGTTGATGGAGTAATGAATGCTATTAGTGTTTATGGAGATATTTTAGGTGAAAGTTTGTATTATGGAGCAGGAGCTGGAGGAAAAGCAACTGCAAGTGCTGTTATAGCAGATTTAATTGATATAGCAAGAAAAGAAAAAAATAGTGCTATTTTTGGATATTTAAATGATACTTCTTATAAACTTTTAGATAAAGATGAAATTTATACAAGATATTATTTAAGATTAAAAGTACTAGATAAAATTGGAGTTTTATCAAAAATCACACAATTGATGAGCGAACATCAAATTTCAATTGATACTTTTTTACAAAAATCCAAAAAAGAAAAAGAAGATTGTAGCACTTTGTTTTTTATTACTCATCAAACTTATGAAAAAAATATACAAATTTTAATTCAAAAACTTAAAGAGCAAGAATTTATTAAAAGTGATATTTTTATGATGAGAATAGAAGATTAA
- the dapB gene encoding 4-hydroxy-tetrahydrodipicolinate reductase, which yields MINIGIHGSNGRMGTQIRLCLENDEQAKINSLFDQGSDYEDFFNKCDVIIDFSTPKGCEDLLLYARSNPKPLVIGTTGLDVKQNELMQSASITMPILYATNMSLGIAVLKKLSYLASQTLKDFDIEILEMHHNKKKDAPSGTAMTLAQSVAKARNLDLEKVRVSGRDGMVGQRSKEEIAVMSLRGGDIVGSHRVGFYNEGEFIELNHTATSRATFAKGAIKCAKWLVSQENGLYDIDDCLGI from the coding sequence ATGATTAATATCGGAATTCATGGAAGTAATGGGCGTATGGGGACGCAAATAAGACTTTGTCTAGAAAATGATGAACAAGCAAAAATTAATTCTTTATTTGATCAAGGATCAGATTATGAAGATTTTTTTAATAAATGTGATGTGATTATAGATTTTTCAACTCCAAAGGGTTGTGAAGATTTGCTTTTGTATGCAAGGAGTAACCCAAAACCATTAGTAATAGGAACAACTGGTTTAGATGTTAAACAAAATGAATTGATGCAAAGCGCAAGTATTACTATGCCCATTCTTTATGCGACTAATATGTCTTTAGGGATAGCTGTTTTAAAAAAACTTTCTTATTTAGCTAGTCAGACTTTAAAAGATTTTGATATAGAAATACTAGAAATGCACCATAATAAGAAAAAAGACGCACCAAGTGGAACCGCAATGACTTTAGCCCAAAGTGTTGCTAAAGCTAGAAATTTGGATTTAGAAAAGGTTAGAGTTAGTGGTAGAGATGGAATGGTTGGACAAAGAAGTAAGGAAGAAATTGCAGTCATGAGTTTAAGAGGCGGTGATATAGTAGGCTCTCATAGGGTTGGTTTTTATAATGAGGGTGAATTTATAGAATTAAATCATACGGCTACTTCAAGGGCAACTTTTGCAAAAGGTGCAATTAAATGTGCAAAATGGTTAGTTTCTCAAGAAAATGGTTTATATGATATAGATGATTGTTTAGGAATTTAA
- the moaA gene encoding GTP 3',8-cyclase MoaA, with translation MLIDSYGRVIDYLRISVTQRCNFRCLYCMPKTPFEWSAKENLLSFEELFMFVKVCIDEGVNKIRITGGEPLVRKDLYKFIAMVNEYKQNLDLALTTNASLLKQQAKNLRQAGLKRINISLDTLKEEVAFKLAQKNILKDVLSGIEEALKLGFNVKFNTVALKGINDGEFIELLDFAKERNSQIRFIEFMENYHAYGELKGLKSVEILKIIAQKYSFKEGEKTPNAPATIYELEDGYKFGIIDPHSHDFCDSCNRIRLSAEGLLIPCLYYDEALSIKKAIRNKDIAGACEVLRTVIKNKSEKNRWTENENNQSSTRAFYQIGG, from the coding sequence ATGCTAATAGATAGTTATGGGAGAGTGATTGATTATTTAAGAATTTCTGTAACACAAAGATGTAATTTTCGTTGTCTTTATTGTATGCCTAAAACCCCTTTTGAATGGAGTGCCAAAGAAAATCTTTTATCATTTGAAGAACTTTTTATGTTTGTAAAAGTTTGTATTGATGAGGGGGTTAATAAAATTCGAATTACTGGAGGTGAGCCTTTAGTGCGAAAAGATTTATATAAATTTATTGCTATGGTTAATGAGTATAAGCAAAATTTAGATTTAGCACTTACTACAAATGCTTCTTTGCTCAAACAGCAAGCAAAAAACTTAAGACAAGCTGGCTTAAAAAGAATTAATATTTCACTTGATACTTTAAAAGAAGAAGTAGCTTTTAAATTAGCCCAAAAGAATATACTTAAAGATGTATTAAGTGGCATTGAAGAAGCTTTGAAATTGGGATTTAATGTGAAATTTAATACCGTGGCACTTAAAGGAATTAACGATGGTGAATTTATAGAACTTTTGGACTTTGCAAAGGAAAGAAACTCTCAAATTCGTTTTATAGAATTTATGGAAAATTATCATGCCTATGGTGAATTAAAAGGATTAAAATCTGTAGAAATTTTAAAAATAATTGCTCAAAAATATTCTTTCAAAGAAGGAGAAAAAACTCCAAATGCTCCCGCAACTATTTATGAGCTTGAAGACGGATATAAATTTGGCATTATTGATCCACATAGTCATGATTTTTGTGATAGCTGTAATCGTATAAGACTTTCTGCTGAAGGGCTTTTGATCCCATGTTTATATTATGATGAGGCTTTAAGTATTAAAAAAGCTATACGCAATAAAGATATAGCTGGAGCTTGTGAAGTTTTAAGAACCGTGATTAAAAATAAATCAGAAAAAAATAGATGGACAGAAAACGAAAATAACCAAAGTTCTACAAGAGCCTTTTATCAAATAGGTGGATAA